The Melanotaenia boesemani isolate fMelBoe1 chromosome 3, fMelBoe1.pri, whole genome shotgun sequence genome contains the following window.
CACCATGGTGACTTAGGCTGCAAAAATAACCTGCTTTGGAGCAGGCAATGTTTAAAGTAACTTATAACTAACCAGTCCTATATAGAGTAGGTAGGAAAAAACCTCAGTGTATGGACGGTGAGCAGGTCTTTGTGTCATTTAAACTCAAGTATTTTTAAGATCTATCAGAGAACTACTCATCTACTGCTGCAGTTAAAGCACTAAAGCTTGTACTTGTTGATCCTATAAGATTTGCAAGTTATGTTCATACTGTTTAACAAAATTAATGGgtcataaaaacatttcttaatttttttttctaaaatattccaAGTAAGagtgaataaaacaaaacaccaatACTTTGAatcctttaattaaaaaaaaatcctctatACCCAAAAGATTTTACATCAATGTACAAAACCACCTGGTTCCAGACGGTTCTCGTTCCTTTTCAGTAACACATGAACAGGCAAAAGAAATCTAAACGTAACACTTTAACTGCGAGTAGCTTGAAAATTAGGGTGTAGTTGTTGTTATGGGAAATGGAATCTGAAAGATGACACATGTAATCCAGGGTTTCCAGTAATTTACTAACTGGTTCACATCTTTCCTCAAAATTAATGCCAATTTTTCCATTGCATAAATTTAACGCAGCACATTCATCCAGTTTCCGTCTGTGGGAAAAGCCTGTTGACATCCAGTTCTTCAAAAGTGCTGTCTTACTAGTGATCAGTAAGACATTGAACAAGTATTTATTGGCTGATCCTTTCACAGTCTGTAGCCTCAGGCCCAGTTATAAGATGTCAATGGAAATGGGAGTAATCTTCAGCACTTTACCCGTTACTGTCCGTACTCCTCTCCCAGTACTGCAGAATTAATGggcaatttttacttttataagaACCCTGTAAatcttttatgtatttcatgCCAGAGGTAAAAGTCCTCGCACACTTAGAAGcttgtattatgtttttaatgaccACACCTGAAGCCACTAAATGAGTCTGTTTAAGCCTTCCCATATAACGAAGAAGCTCCTGTTTTCTCATGCACGCTGTGAAAACTGCAGCTTACTGGTTCAATATATTTCCACATgcaataactgaataaaaaatgtgtgtaaataatGGTTATAGCTAATCAAACTGCAAGTGAGttattctgctgttttcttgtttaaaaGGAAGTGTTGCTTTATGTGTCTGTGCAGTTTTGTTCTGATATTCCATTCAAGCTGATCTAAAACCCATTCTGACCCTGACTGATCATGGTGAACATGTCTGTGTTTGGGCAGCATTTGTTCAACTGAACATGTGTTTACGTTGTTTAGGAGATGATCCAGTTAGAAGGCATCCCCAACCTGTCAGGCCTGGTCCAAAGCTTTGACCAGCAGCAGCTGGCCAACTTCTGTCGCATCCTGTCTGTCACCATCTCAGAACCTGACGTGGGAAATGATGACAAGCACACCCTGTTGGCCAAAAACGCACAGCAGAAACGCAATGCTAGCCCCTCACGGGCTGAAGTCAACCAGGGTAGGTTGTCTTAGGCCTGGTACagaaagattatcgggctgtttgtgtcctgattttgcccttcccgaccaaggacggcaaacgcccgattatctTGAGTTTTATAAGATTTTCTTATAAAATGATCCTGTGGTCTGAGCTGTTAACAGCAAATTTGTCCCGACAATCGGCTCCCAAACGGGTCGTGGTTGACAATCGGAAatgttgaacatgttcaatacttatGACCAAAACTCTTCTCGTGTGAAAAAAGCCGCCGACGAGtcgtgactgcgtggatggagacgtggaacagaatgtagccaatcagagagcgagctggctggagagcaaggaaggaaataaagtccgtgttcacgccgtctccagtctgttatctttttcttctggctttttctgttaacaatagtcaaagaccaccatcattccctcgtcgtCCGCgctgttgctatgtttcttcattttttccggttgttgctatgttcatttctgttttcggttatgtttcttcattttttttctggttgttgcttttattattattaatattattattattattattattattattattattattattattgtttttatttatttatttttttccggttatgttttttaattttttttcttgttgttgcttttattattattataattattattattattgtttttatttttattttttttcggTTATGTTTCTTcgttttttctggttgttgctatggtaattattattaatattattattatttttttttttcggttatgtttctacattttttctggttgttgccttaattatttatttatttattccggTTATGTATGTTggttttttctggttgttgctatggttcttcttcgtttttgttgGCTTGCATTAAGTCACGCTAGAtttccggctcggaggactcgATTGTAGATcggttgtgggacagcatcgttatgtgtgtgttgttctgtgatgagattatcaAAGCCACCACTCACACAGTACAATCAAAACGGTtaaattctggatttttttttatcttcatgtgtggggtgtctaacagattaaaaaaaaaaaaatctcgtcagatttaaaaaaaacaaaacaaacttgtgTGTATACCAGGCTTTAGGAGCACAAAGCTTGGAACTGACTACATGAAGCATATGTGCCATGTCAAAGATGGCTCTGTAACTAAACTATCAACACCTTTTCCCACAGTTACACTTCTGAATATCCCTGGCTTCATCGAGCGGCTGTGTAAGCTGGCCACAAGAAAGGTATCTGAAGCTACAGGAGCTAACTTTCTGCAGGAGCTGGAGGACTGGTACACATGGCTGGACAACGCCCTGGTGCTGGACGCCCTCATGCAGATGGCTACTGAGGAGGCTGAACAAAGCAGTACAGGTGAGTAACAGCCACTTGCCATGCAGCTTCTTACTGAGCAAGTCTTTTATTGAGGTCATTCTGATTGTTTTTTGTACTTTCAGAGTCATCCGATGAGAGTTCTTTGGCCACCAGCCCCCTGAGACATCGACTGCCTCAGTCCATGAAGATTGTCCATGAGATCATGTATAAAGTGGAAGTGCTTTATGTACTCTGTGTCCTTCTTATGGGACGACAGAGGAATCAGGTACTCGTCTTGTTTGCGTTAATGAAGAATTAATGGCATCTAGTGGTAAATATGAGCATAGAAATCACTTCAAATACGAAGCACAGTTAGCCGCTTACAGTAGCCTCTGACTACTTTTGTCTTGCAAGCAGCGTccaaaatgaactttttcaCTCACCGGCCAAGTTAGCCAGTAGGCCAAGCATGgccaaaatataaaattattttacaccCACATACCTCTACACAcgttattttctataatactgtgttgtgttgtatccaaactgaaagtggaagtCAGCACGAcattaaacaaaggcaacaagaaacatggttttatttgataaagtgttaGTGTCTGAATTTATTAACTAAAACCTGACCAGACGCCTCCCTCCCTGCTCTTCgtctggcctcctgctcctAACAGTCCTTGTGCCACAGCATTACAGCCTTGGTGGGATCATACTccctgatttttgctttttattttattgtttaaacaataaacttaacaaaaattgataataaataaatttaaagcttaTTGATCTGAGTCAGTAAATCAGTAATACTGAATCTAAATAGCCTATCAATAATCATAAAGACTGATTTATAATGAATTTGATAACAGAACAATATAGTAATAATAAGCATCATTATTATTGATCAGTTAATCGATTGACAGCTGTTCTTTGTCtcgtggattttttttttttgtgtctggtGGATTCATGTGGCGCCCGTTATGCTGCTAACATCACATCCAACAGAGTGCTGCTTGGCGCCGGTGCGTAAGAAGCGAGCAGAACCGGGCCGTGAACCAGACAGAAGGCAGCGCTAAATCCAAACCGTCACTTTTCATTGAActttctggttgttgctgtaAGCTGCTGATTTATCCTCCAGTTCACTGGgctttcttttggaaagctgGGCTGCTCCTGCTAAAAATCTCCACATATTTACCTGCTTTATTAGCCTGAGCCAAACGGTGACCAGAACTGAAACAGTGCAACGCATTCTCgttcatacatgcagacagcagaggaacatgAAGAAGAAATCCACCAAAAGGAAGACATGGGTAATTTGGTACAAACATTTACGAGTTTCATTCGAGTGTTCATTTCAGACCTTCTGTGTACAACAGAAGACGTCTGTGTTCTGCTTCCGTCTCCTCACAGCGCTGCTCGAACAAACGCTAGTTTACACATGCTTGGATGTGGTTGATGACTTTAATCACATCTTGCAAAACCCTATTAAGCTCAGGTGACATTTTTCGGAGTGTGTGGACTCGTTCAGAAGCAGCCTCCTTGATCCGGAGCAGAAAGCCGTCCAGACAGCTGTTCTGTCCGCGCACACACTAACACGAATGAAAAATGAAGTCTTCCTGACGTGTAATCACTGAAGGACTCGAATAATTCTGCAGCAGTGGTGTCGGTTGGAGGTATTATTCATCCTaagagaataaaagcataatttACGGTAGTGAAATGATTtaaataccaatagaaacacagtttcttAATGATGgataacatttttctgtcactgtcaCTTCATTTAGTTCCACGCTGCACTTTTAAGCAGAGAtgcttgtgttgtgtgtttcttCACAGGTTCACAAGATGCTGGCGGAGTTCCGCCTCATCCCAGGACTCAACAATCTGTTTGACAAGCTGATCTGGAGGAAGTACACTGCTTCAAATCACGTGGTGCACGGACAGAATGAGAACTGCGACTGCAGCCCAGTATGAACTTTTTAATCTGGAAAACATGGAAATGCTCCCAAAAATAgaatgaaactttaaaaaaggtaAACGTCATCACTAACAATTTACTTTTGTCACGCAGGAAATATCCTTCAAAATCCAGTTCTTGCGACTACTTCAGAGTTTCAGCGATCACCATGAGTAGGCACCTTTTAATGCGGCTTGTTTTAATCACAACCCTGCTGTGTGTCTTGTATACACTTCAGTAACATGCTGCTGTCTTTCAGGAACAAGTATCTCCTCCTCAATAGCCAGGAGCTGAATGAACTGAGTGCCATATCTATGAAGGCTAACATCCCGGAGGTGGAAGCTCTGGTCAACACGGACAGAAGCCTAGTGTGTGATGGGAAGAAGGGTCTCCTTACACGTCTCCTCACTGTCATGAAGAAGGAGCCTCCAGACTCGTCTTTCAGGTTATATCAACGTTATCTTCATGTCAGGTGTCTCATAAGAGTCGCATCACAGTGTCTGTAATCTGTGTGTTTAGGTTCTGGCAGGCGAGGGCAGTGGAAAGCTTTCTCAGGGGAGCCACATCATATGCTGATCAGATGTTCCTGCTGAAGAGGGGTCTATTAGAGGTAAAGCCTACAGCAACAGACTGTTTTTCCTCCTCATATCGCACATGAAGATGATCCAGATTGCACAGCTTTCTCTTGGACCTTCACTTAAAACCTAGCTTTTCATTCTCTGCCCCCGACAGCACATCCTGTTCTGCATCATCGACAGCGGTTGCACATCTCGAGATGTCCTTCAGAGCTACTTTGATCTGCTTGGAGAGCTCATGAAGTTCAACATTGATGCCTTCAAAAGATTCAACAAATATGTCAACACTCCAGAGAAGGTACTGTTTTAACCTGGAAGAGCGAATGAGCCCATTCAGAAATATTCATTATGCAAACAAGAGTATTTGCAGTTATTATTCTACAGTAATTGAGTTGTTTTGTGGCATttctaataaacacaaaaagctCAAACAAACTACAGATtacattcagatttattttaatgctttatgAACAGCAGTAACCTTGTTCTGGTTTTCAGAGGTGGGACCACTTGTTTTAGATTAATACACTGACCTGCTTTGCCATTTCGTTGTTTGCAGGTAAATTTTCCATTTATGAGCTTTCCTTAACGCTCCCTTTACATACGTAAACTCCGTCCGTTCCAGAtgccctcatacttccatgtgtctcTAATGTATGGTTGTTAGCCagtacatccaccagagggcagagTTCAGAGTCCACCTCCCAGTTCACTTGTTGCACTTGGATATTGAATATGAAAAAAACTGCGACTCGCACCACATGTCCTGCGATGTGTCGCATCAGAATGCAGGCTTGCACTTTGTGTCTGACTTAGAGATGTAAACAGGTGCTTGACAGAATAAAATGTCTGCTTTTGTATTCGGAGCTAATAGTAAAGTTTGATTTCTCTTTAGTTTCAGGCCTTCCTGACGCAGATCAACAGCTCGCTGGTGGACTCCAACATGCTGGTGCGCTGCATTGTCCTTTCTTTGGACCGCTTTGAGAGCCAGACTGAAGATGTGAAGGGTAAGCAAGCATGAAGCCGcatgtttaacttttaaatgtgCTTCCTGTCAACATATATTTCCTTTGGGTGTAGAAATTTATGACCTCATGATGGGACTCTTGaggttgattttgaggaaattTGGAAATTTATTTTGTCGTTATGATGATGATTGTCACATCTATATTCTGAAAAACATGGCTGCCTCTCTGTTCATGACATCAGAGCACGGACCGCCCACGTCCCGATGCCCCTTATTTTTCCAACTGCGACAGATTGCCCACTTAAAGACCATTTTATCGAATTCATTACCTCTTGGCTACGTTATTGTAAGGTGCTCAGGGATTTTTGAGTCCTTTGCATGTAGCGGAAACCCTGCCGCTGTCTTTAGGGGTCAGCCAGGCTTCCTCTCTTTCAGCTGCTCGTCTCTTAACCCAACCAGACAGGTGAGAACATGTCACACCTGTTCTGGCTCCCTGTCTGTTacaaaattgattttaaaattcctttatttgttttaaacgtCTTCGTGGCTTCACTCCACCCTTTCTCTCAGACTCGCTTCGTCCACACGCTCCCTCATGGTCTGtgaggtcagctgatcagctgcttTTGGTGTTTTGTCTGTCTTGTGTTCTTCATGTTCGTCACTTTGATcaaccattgttgtttttaaatgtgcttcataaaaaaatggatttacGCTAATAAGTTAATAAGCTGTGGCATGCTGACCTCGTACTTTTTCTCCCAGTGTTGGAGGTACTTTCTGAGTGCTGCTTGTTGTCCTACGTGGCCAGAGTTGAGAACAGGCTGTCCTTCCTCTTCCGACTCATCAACATCATCAACGTACAGACACTCACACAGGTccctatttttcattttcactttcgATCTTCTGGTTTAGCCAAATGAAGAATATTTTAATCCAAAAGCAAAGTGCAGTGAGTTTGTAGACGAGCTAATTACCGGCTTCTGCTCCATCCCTTTTCCCTGCAGGAGAATGTGAGCTGTCTAAACACTAGTTTGGTGATTTTGATGTTGGCCAGAAGAAAGGCGAAGCTGCCTTTCTACCTCAACGCCCTGCGGGAGAAGGAGTACACTGAAAAGTATCCGGGCTGCCTGCTCAACAACTTTCACAACCTACTGCGCTTCTGGCAGCGCCACTACCTCAACAAGGACAAAGATAGCACCTGTCTGGAGAATGTGAGTAGTTGGCTTTCACCTCTGCTCACACTGGTCCTCAGCATGCATCAAGTCTTAACACTTACGTCACACAAGCAGGAAGAAAGAATGTTGTTTTCAGAGAGAAGTTTGCtttgttgctttattttgtcatatttaacGGTTCAAATGAAAAATCAGACTTCAACTTGTTGGGAAAAAGTCAACTTTGAAGTTTTTGAAAACTGCAAAACATCCACAAGTTTAGACGTCAGAGAGATTTTATCCGTCTGTACTGGAATAATACTTCGTGTTCCTAGAACTGTTCTTTCCACTGAAAGAATCAGATTTTAGTTGGGCAGCTTAGAAATATTCACCAAAATGCCACACCCCCAATATACCCACACTTCTTCTCATTTAGTCTTTTAAAGTCTCATGAGTTCGTTACTCTTCAGTAGAGGAATCCGAGCGGAGCTGGCAACTAAAGATGGTTCAGTCAGACATATCTGGTAttttaaatgcagcacaaacatCCCAACAAGTTCTTATTACTGAAAACCAAATGTAGACAGCCCTAAATatagacagaaaacagcactacaagtatttatttctcattaagaataataataatcagtatcagaaatattttattaatcccagagagaAATTGCTGCATTGCTCCGTAAAACAATGACAGTGAGAGAAAAGGACGGAAAAATAAGAGTCCAAGTGAAATTAGAATAAGGtgctgaaattaaatttaaaaaataaaaaaattaaatcaaacattgtacaataggaaaaataaaatggaatatataatatgaataatacaGCAAAGGCAGTCTTTACGgtataaatatttacaagtcGTGGCTCAGATTTCTGCTTCAGTGCAGCGTTATGGAGTCTGACACCAGGAAGGAAGGATTTCCTGGAAACATGCGCCACTCGTCCTGTAATAACGGGCTGATTTGTCTCCGCAGAGCTCCTGCATCTCGTTCAGTTACTGGAAGGAGACGGTGTCGGTACTGCTGGGCTCAGACAGGACTTCTCTGTGTGCTATAGCCAGCTACATTGATGAGCCCTTCATGGACCTGGACAGAGACCTGCTGGAAGATTGACCTCCAGTGTGGGCACTCGATGTGCTGGGGGTGGGTCGGGGCAAATGGTCGCGGGGAGCATTGACACCCTTAACCGGTGTCGACTCCACTGAGACGAGCCTTCCGGCGCTTTGTGCCTGCGTTCTGGACGTACGGACTCGTCTGTCTGCCGTCTGCACATGCGCATGGAGGCCGCCATCACAGACGTGAGCCCACACGGAACCGGCTTGGCCTGGCTGCAGCCTTCTCACTAATTAGCACCCTCTTTTTGAAAGGAAGAGGAGCAAACCTGTACGCCCGACCCAGATTGACCATGTGGTGCAACAGACAACTAAAGGGACCTTGGTTAATGACGCCTGCATTGGTTGTTTGCTTTAGGTTAAATTTAAATAGAGCCTTTTTATATAACATACAAAATTCTATGAAAAAACATGTATGATTCAACAAATTCTATGTctgaaaaaagctttttttggCACGGACTTGGTTTGGAAATGACCACAGAGGGAACCTGTGCAGGACAGTCGTGTCATGGCTTCCAGGAGTCACCAGCTTCACTCTTACACTACCTTTAAGCTCTCCTGACACCATGCCACTTCCTGTCCTGGAGGAAAAATTGGTAGTATTAGACTATTTGCAGGGGTCCTCTCAAAGAGCATTttcatttaacctttttttgtgGGTGTTTTATTAGGTGGCTATCATTGATTGGTGCTTTCTGGCTGTACTCTGCACATTTAGGTAGCTAGAGGGCAGACCTCTCGCCTAAAACCATCAATTTTCTTGTGGCTTCAGAAGCTTCatccagggactttttttttccccaaggttattttcttttgattcatttttgtgatgttaaaaacaaaacaagcttttagctctggaaaaaaaaactgtagaaattaaCATTGCACagaaaaaatggtttttattgtttaatatatGTTAACTAATTTGTTCATTAAAAGCATCTTCATCATCTAACAGACACTGATTACATGTTGTGAGAGTTTCTTTAGGAAGAGAATAAACTATGCAGGTGTTAGCGTTAAGGTACGCCTCTGTTCCACCCCGACTAGCCTTCAGCTCTAATCAGCTCTGCAAACATCCCACTCGCTTTTGATCTGGTCTTTGACTACCTGGGAATGACAATCTTCTACTTGTTGGCTCATCCTGCTTGGCGCAGTTTTCAGCTTAAGAGAAAGAGGTGAGCGTGACTGTGGTGAAAGTGTCCACAGCCTGAATGTGCTGCAATTTAAGAAGAATAACATGGATGTCACAGACGAGTGCAAACAAATCAGCTACCTCACATTTGATCCTGATTCCGTACAGGTCAGACGTCCGGCTTCACTCCCAGCATGTCCTGAGCTGCACGTTCATGCGAATGTACGAGGACGTGTCTGCAGCTGGACACCACGTTGCTTGCTCCTTACGATGCAAACGCGTCCATTTTGAAGCCTTTTGTTGCTTTAAAGCTAATTAACTAGAAGTGCTTGCTTCTCCGGCTTTCATTCAGCATGTCTTAATGTCTTGGTGAGTGTGAACACTTCGAACTGCTTCATTTGTTGTGCTGCAAGTACACTGACAAGTGCTTCTCTTTGAGATTCTCAGTTTCTTTATAAGAGGCGAAAGGAAGTGCTCCTGAGATTCCCATTTGTGGCACCGGAGACTCCTGCAGTGGTTTCTTAACGCTCGTCGCTCCAGTCATCCGCAGTGGAAGTCCTAGGTTATTGGTGTAAAAGCATGGATGTTGTGAGCTCTTTGGAGTAACTGTATAAACAGTCTCTGAAACTTGattgtagcttttttttatctgaatatCTGAGATTGATGCTTCTGTATGATGTACAAGAGAAATGCTTCTCAACTTTTATGCTGTATGTTGTGATGCTTCAAGATTGAACTCATTAGTTTACATATGGTGAAATGTTACGTTGGCCAAGAAGATGCTGCATAAAGTACACTATTTAACTTAGATTTTAGAGATTTACTCAACTTGTAACTtaagatttatttaatattgGTGAGGACATCGTCAGATCTTAATTCCAGCTCTAAACACGCTCCGTTAAAACTGATCATGTGGCTCCAGTTTGATCAAACCTGATTTCATCTCATCAGGATGTTTTTAGGAAACTGCGTATATACTTTTTTTAACCCACTGTTTACCAAATAGAAgattaattttccatttttgcaTTCTAATACAAGCACTTCTGTAACCCACTTTCACCCTCATGCTCCTCCTTTAATGCTGGTATTGAAcagaattttctttatttcatagCTGTTTGtcaaaattacaataaattctTCTTTAGACTCTTTATTGGACTGAATCTTTTTCACATTATACATGCAAAAAAAGCCATATTTAAGGATTACAGTCTTTATTTGTATGTGTCAGTCATGCACAGCTGTTGCAGCTGGCGGGCGGTGACAGGTTTGGCCGTGGCGTTCCTCCTCGCATCACTCAGCAAGCTGAAATGCACAAGACAGGGATGTTTATTAGCAAcaacatacacactcacaacCACGAGACACCACGTGGGAGGGCTATGCGAGTTCATCTTCAACGCAGGATTACATCCAGCCTTTTCTAATATTagttcttgctgtgaggctgctgGCTAATTTTAAGAAATTCCTTCAAAGGTCAAACCGATCCGTTCTGTGGCTGTTTACTGACCTTGCCACCTTGGTCCCGGGTTCGAACCCGCAGCTTGTTGACCTGGGATTCGGCCACATCAGCCCTTTCCTCGGCATCGTCCAGGTCATGTTGGAGTTTCCTGAACTTGACCAGGTTGCTGTTTGCCTGATCCTCCTGcaggaaaataaaacttaaatgtgCAGTAAGCAGAACAACTTTCTGGATGCACCAAAGTCTTCAGTCAAGTGGCTCACCGCTTCTTCAGCCTGCCTCTTGTAACTCTTTACTTTAGCCTGCAGCTTGTTAATGAGGTCTTGCAGGCGGACCAGGTTCTTCTTGTCCTCCTCGGCCTGCAGAGACAGCACAGGGAGTTCTTTCTCTGCTTTGGTAAGATTCACCTCGGCATGCTCTGTGAGCAAACACAGCAGCGGTTTACCTGGTAGGAGAGCTCCTTGATTCTTCTCTCATACTTGCGAACTCCCTTCTGGTACTCCTGGCTCTTACTTTGCTCAGATTCCAGCTCCTTTTCCAGTTCTTTAACCTGATAGAGAGATGCAAACGTTACACCGTGCAGCAGGTGGAAAGGTGACTAATTAGTCTCGGCTCTTACTCTGGCCTCCAGCTTCTGGACTTGCT
Protein-coding sequences here:
- the trpc4apa gene encoding transient receptor potential cation channel, subfamily C, member 4 associated protein a, producing the protein MATPLGSEFPCTRGKRKNYNNIVTRFTTSKITGKGFSRGTQLPAGLLQERDKRAKWHGIPILLQKLYESSHPNSDLLHAHSFLKVLSSQLSMEAMSFVTEDRKTAQESTFPNTYTFDLFGGVDLLVEILMRPTLTMQKKKPKMNDDLVKDCLSVLYNCCICTEGVTKSLAARDDFVLFLFTLMTNKKTFLQTATLIEDILGVKKEMIQLEGIPNLSGLVQSFDQQQLANFCRILSVTISEPDVGNDDKHTLLAKNAQQKRNASPSRAEVNQVTLLNIPGFIERLCKLATRKVSEATGANFLQELEDWYTWLDNALVLDALMQMATEEAEQSSTESSDESSLATSPLRHRLPQSMKIVHEIMYKVEVLYVLCVLLMGRQRNQVHKMLAEFRLIPGLNNLFDKLIWRKYTASNHVVHGQNENCDCSPEISFKIQFLRLLQSFSDHHENKYLLLNSQELNELSAISMKANIPEVEALVNTDRSLVCDGKKGLLTRLLTVMKKEPPDSSFRFWQARAVESFLRGATSYADQMFLLKRGLLEHILFCIIDSGCTSRDVLQSYFDLLGELMKFNIDAFKRFNKYVNTPEKFQAFLTQINSSLVDSNMLVRCIVLSLDRFESQTEDVKVLEVLSECCLLSYVARVENRLSFLFRLINIINVQTLTQENVSCLNTSLVILMLARRKAKLPFYLNALREKEYTEKYPGCLLNNFHNLLRFWQRHYLNKDKDSTCLENSSCISFSYWKETVSVLLGSDRTSLCAIASYIDEPFMDLDRDLLED